GGCACCACCAAAGGAGGCATCCGACACTGTTCACTCAGCTCTACGCGACGCGTCTATTCCCGAAGGCCATTCTCCATTGCACCTATCAGAGCTGATCAACTGCAGCAATAGTGCGCGGCGGCTCGCCACCTGTGGACGCCTCCGGCAAGACAGCGTAGGCGAAGACGGACGTGTGAGGATTGGTGGCAGCGAGACGTACTCTGCGATCAGCCGCCTCAGCAACGCTAGAGTTTCTCTTCACAGCGCGCACGATTCCCGAAACGACGCCGTGCTGAACGACACGTCGCTTCTCCAGCACTCGGGAGCTGCGACGACGTCGTCCAGTTTCGGCCACTCGCCGTACATCTGCGAAGCCTCCTCTGCGAGCATCGATAGAGCCGATCGGAGTTGCCTGCCTTTTCTCTACGACTCCAACACTTCGAGAAGCGGTGTGTCGGgcgcctcggcagcaccgtcatcCCGCAGGATGTTCCGCTACGGGAAGGACTCGGcttcgccgccttcttccacCCGCCGAAATTTGTACCCGTACACTGGTGGAGTGGCAAGCGGCGGGTGGAAGAAGGCGTCGTCGCCGCGTCCCGCatcggggtgggggtggctCCGTGCCTCGTCtttctcgtcctcgccgctgtACAATCGCACGGCCGCCtcggtgacgacgacgatgccaTCCCCACTGGGGTGGCGGCACTCGtccgcgccgtcgccactcGTCCCTCTTCGCGGGTCTTCGCTTtcatcgctgctgtgggggtggggagacagcagcggcgaaggcACACATTGTGGCATCGCTACAACCGTCGCAGGTGCGGTcccagcagcatcgccatcgccgtATGAGCCGCCCAGGCAGAGGGACAAGCATGCATGGGAGGAGGACTCTGCACAGTGCTCTTCTGTGAACGGGATCAACGCGTCACATCCAGTGTCGCCAGCGGCGCCTGCGGTCTATGCACCTCCAACGGCCCACGCACCGCACTGTGACGCTGCTTAtgaagaggtgaaggaggagcagagctCGCAGTCTTGGCGTCAACCGCTGCGACGCCCACCGTTAGCACCGTCGTCTACAGGCGCCACCTCAACCACAGCGCCACAGAGTGCTTCGGCTGACCGTGTTGTGCACCCTGTCGAGTCAGTTGAGCTCGTTAGTCACCTCAACGCAAACGAGCACGCTGCCAACGTCTGCCGCATCGCATACTACCTCAAGGACTACTACGCCAGGGAGGCTGGCGAGGCGGAGCGTGGCATAGAGTCACTGAGCGCCGAGGACGTGGCCGGGCTAGCGCAGTGCTTTTACATCGACCTCTATCGCACAGTGCGGCAGGCACGGCGGGAGGCCGGGATGGAGACGTCATCCTTTCTGGTCGAAGACCCGGCGGAGAACGTCATTGCGAGAgttgcaccagcgccgccaccaccgccgcagagagagcgacgcgaCGGCTATACACAGCACCAGGGGGCTGCTGCGTTGTGTCACTCCTCTTCATATCTTCCACGTCGATCGTCTGCTGCCCCTGGttcacgagagagagaggaggtggatgaCCGTGAGCTGGATGATGTCGAGGCGCAGATACCGCCAGTCACCACACCTACCCCACCTGCGCCCGCAACCACCTACGCATCCCGGGGACCCCCTGACAATGCGGTCCTCCCAAGCCAGCCCTGCGTCTCTGCGAGGGttcagcatcagcagcagtgcaccacTGCATCCGATGCTGAGCGTCGGTTAGCGAATAGCAACACGACCTCTTGCACAGGAACCACCTACCGCGCCCCGAATGACCAGCTCGCCttcagtggcggcggcacgcaccCAGTTCAAATCATCACGGCTCGGCTGCCAGCCTTTCGCAACGACGACGCCATCACCACGGGCGTCGGGCCCTCCGTGCAGGGCCATCACAAGCTATCAGTTACGTCGTCTTTGTTacctgccgccgccggcacgACGCCGGCGTCCCGTGCTCGCAAGGAAACTCACGCTCGTGGAAGTCCTGCTAACCAGACCGCGGTTGCCTGTGATGCGTTGT
Above is a genomic segment from Leishmania panamensis strain MHOM/PA/94/PSC-1 chromosome 7 sequence containing:
- a CDS encoding hypothetical protein (TriTrypDB/GeneDB-style sysID: LpmP.07.0580) → MPSPLGWRHSSAPSPLVPLRGSSLSSLLWGWGDSSGEGTHCGIATTVAGAVPAASPSPYEPPRQRDKHAWEEDSAQCSSVNGINASHPVSPAAPAVYAPPTAHAPHCDAAYEEVKEEQSSQSWRQPLRRPPLAPSSTGATSTTAPQSASADRVVHPVESVELVSHLNANEHAANVCRIAYYLKDYYAREAGEAERGIESLSAEDVAGLAQCFYIDLYRTVRQARREAGMETSSFLVEDPAENVIARVAPAPPPPPQRERRDGYTQHQGAAALCHSSSYLPRRSSAAPGSREREEVDDRELDDVEAQIPPVTTPTPPAPATTYASRGPPDNAVLPSQPCVSARVQHQQQCTTASDAERRLANSNTTSCTGTTYRAPNDQLAFSGGGTHPVQIITARLPAFRNDDAITTGVGPSVQGHHKLSVTSSLLPAAAGTTPASRARKETHARGSPANQTAVACDALSYNLDDANAKAVPSWAQAAKPSPLHRHLRSTADTARAVRSRVTEPNRQSPSFEPRMVLGASQHHPSSAPSRFAAMPAGSSSSSWLNHHQGDTRNSRQHHRNGRQDASLQTHGRHVHVRDRRVGRSNSGEGSDDDGETGECDGRRGPSGGADRAALAAAQELPSGIVKRPLKDLMPLLRSRGTLAVKYIHNTRRPHLRLFQILDCKDMYRGSEVLMPHFTWATPIGVHQHDRLPRAKRSKYGALLPTGLSLSQQEVPYETALNLIHLEAVYVGAGRGISEMYMTLFPHTKGGISSSGDGSSFCDGGGGAVVVDHEGRRVACGMCAVFVFASRPVAVSFLCEGDRQAWVGAMMAVVERNRSLKV